A region of the Streptomyces durocortorensis genome:
CCACGCACGCGCCCCGGAACTGGTCCCTGAGCGTGTGCGCCGCCCGCACCGCGAGCGTGGTGCGCCCCGACCCCGGCTCCCCGTGCAGCACCACGACGGTCGGGCGGGTCCGTGTGGAGGCGCGGGCCGCGTGCACCCACCGGGCGATCTGCGCCAGCTCCGCCCGCCGCCCCGCGAACGGCCCCTCGGCCTGCGGGAGATGGCCGAAGGTCTGCTCCAGCACCACCCGGGTGCGGGCCGCCGCACTGCGGTCCACGCCGCGCAACTGCCGTACGGCGGGGGAGGCCGGCTTCTTCGGGGAGCGGGCGGCCGGGGCCAGCATCCGCTGCTGGTCCAGATACGGGCGGATGCCCCGCACATCCAGGGCGCTCAGCCACTGGAGCCGCAACTGCTCGGCCCCGCCCGGCTGTCCGGCCGCCCCGGCCCGGCGGTGCGCGGCGGGCCAGTGCGAGGCGGTCACCTTCGCCACGGTCGTCGCCGCACCGGCCACCGCGACGGCCGCGCCCGCACCGAGCGCCAGCGCGGTCTCCGTGCCGAGCGCGACATCGGCGGTGAACGCGGCGGCGGCGGCGACTCCGGTGACCAGCAGGGGAGTTCCCAGCGACGCCCGGCTGAAGCGCTCCGACAGCGGCCGCGCTCCCGCCGCCGCCGAGTCCAGCGCCCGGGTGTACGCGGCGTACTCCTCGGCCGCGCCCGCGGCGATGGTGTCGAGCGCCGCCCGGGCCCGCGCCATCAGCGCACCGGCGTCCGTCCGGCCACCGGTGCGCCGCGCCTCCTCCTCCACGGCGCGCACCAACAGCCTTTCGGCTTCCGCGCGATGGCTGTCCCGCATAAGGGTCCCCCTCCGAGAGCTGTGTTCCGAAGCGTCGGCTTCCGAAGCGTCAAGTGCCTGCGGTCAGGGTCAAGTGTCATGCGTGGCGCGCTCCGGCGCGAGGGGCCCTGAGCAGGGGGAGGGTCAAGAAAGAGGCGGGGACAGGGAAGAGCCGGGAAAGAAGGGCGGGCTGGTCACCCGGCGAGATCGCCCCCGCCCGGCAGCCGCAGCCCGAGCGCGTCGCGTACGGCGCGCTCCTCGCGGGACCCGTCGTCCTCGCCGATGCTGTTCGTGAGCTTCTCGAACTCCTGCGGCGTACGCGCCTTCGCCGCGGCGCTCATGACGCCCGACAGCTGTTCGAGGCGGTCCGCGAACGCGGTCACCGGGTCCTCGGCCTCGGCCGGGAGGCCGCCCGTGACCCGCAGTATCCGTGCCGACTCGTCCGTCCCGGCCGCCATCCGCCCCGCCCAGGCGGTCGCCCCGGCGAGGTCGTCGTCCGCCGCCGTGGCGGGCCTGCTGACCCGGGCCTCGCTGGCGGGACGCAGCGCCATCAGATAGGCGAACTGGGCCTCGTCCCAGTCCTCCAGATCCTGCCGCAGCGACTCCTCCAGCGGACCGGCGGTGGAGCCCAGCCAGCACAGCACCGTGCGGTTGCCGCTCGCCCAGCCGGCGGAGTCCGGGTGGTAGTAGAACATCTGGGACCGGGGCAGGGCCGTGGTGTCCAGCGCGAAGTCGTGCAACAGGGGAGCACATCCCTTGTTCGCCGCATCGGCGACGGCGGCGGCCCCGGGGAACGCCTTGCCCGTCAGCTCGAACGACCCGTAGACCTGCCCCTGGTGGGGCTCGTCGCACGGGACGATCTCCGCCGACATGGTCTTCAGCCGGTCCCCGCCGGGGGTGGGCAGTCCGGAGGCCGGGGTGAAGCAGTCCTCCTCGGCCAGGTCGTAGAGCGACGTCGCCGTCCGGTCCCCGGGAGTGAAGGGGCTCGGCCCCTCACCCGTCCAGGCGGTGAACCGGACCCCGCCGACCACCAGCAGCAGCGCGGACAGGGCCACCACCGCGCCGCCCACGGCGGTCCCGGCGACCGCGAGCCCCTTGCCGCGCCTGCCGGTGCGCGGGAGCCGCACCAGCGCGACGATCCCGAGGACCAGCCCCACCGGCGCGAGGCAGACCAGCAGCGACAGCACGAGCGAGGCGACCGCGAGCCCGCTGAGCGGCTGCCGGGGCACCGGCTGCCAGGGGCCGTGGGGGCCCGCCGCCGGAGGCGCGGGAGGTACGGGGGAATGCGGGGGCGGCGGCACGGTCATGGTCCTGTGCCCTTTCGTGTCGGTGAGCAGGGCAGGG
Encoded here:
- a CDS encoding DUF4190 domain-containing protein; translated protein: MTVPPPPHSPVPPAPPAAGPHGPWQPVPRQPLSGLAVASLVLSLLVCLAPVGLVLGIVALVRLPRTGRRGKGLAVAGTAVGGAVVALSALLLVVGGVRFTAWTGEGPSPFTPGDRTATSLYDLAEEDCFTPASGLPTPGGDRLKTMSAEIVPCDEPHQGQVYGSFELTGKAFPGAAAVADAANKGCAPLLHDFALDTTALPRSQMFYYHPDSAGWASGNRTVLCWLGSTAGPLEESLRQDLEDWDEAQFAYLMALRPASEARVSRPATAADDDLAGATAWAGRMAAGTDESARILRVTGGLPAEAEDPVTAFADRLEQLSGVMSAAAKARTPQEFEKLTNSIGEDDGSREERAVRDALGLRLPGGGDLAG